In Aurantimicrobium minutum, the DNA window CCACGATGCGTTTGTAGTCATTCTGTGTTGGTTGCGCAATGATCTGGAGCTCCAGGTTGTGGGCCAGCACACCTGTGAGAAACTTGCGCATGAGATCAGAGTGCACAACGTGGTCTGAGTCTTTGTCAGCAAACAAATTCTTGCCTGCCTTATCGGTGAGGCTGAGGTGAACGTGCATTCCGGAACCAGCACCCCCATTGATGGGCTTAGCCATAAAGGTCGCATGCAGGTTGTTTTTGCGCGCTACTCGGCGAACGATGTGGCGGAACAAGATTGTCTTATCAACCATGGTCAAAGCGTCGTCATACTTCAGATTGATTTCAATCTGGGATGGCCCGTATTCAACATTGGAGGCCTCTACTTCAATTCCTGAACGTTCAAGAGCGTGACGAATACCGCCAATGACGTTCTCAAGCTCATCTGCGCGGTCCATGGAGTAGCAGTAAGCCTGTTCAGATATGGGTGTCCAGTCTTCGTTGAAGAGGTGGAACTCGAGCTCCGTTGCCAGATTGATGCCATAGCCAAGCTTGTCGAATTCCGCGATGGTCTTTTTGAGCATGCCGCGACCGTCCATCGTGATGGCTTCTCCGGTGTGACCGTCCACCATGTCGCACATGACGGTCGCCATTCTTTCTTCCCATCCAGCGATGCGGAATGACTGCAGATCAGGGATTGCTTTCATATCTGGCGCACCCATGTCTCGCTCAAACCAGGGGGTCGCCTCTACATCAGAACGGAAGTTCCACGAGAATGCGACTGCAGCAATGGCGAAACCTGCGCCAGAAAGAAACTGTTCGACTGGCAACCGCTTTCCGCGGGGCATTCCCCACGTATCTGTGAAGATACATTCGACCGTATGAATCTGGTTTTG includes these proteins:
- a CDS encoding glutamine synthetase family protein, with the protein product MASHTATAPKTMADCAKIIEQNQIHTVECIFTDTWGMPRGKRLPVEQFLSGAGFAIAAVAFSWNFRSDVEATPWFERDMGAPDMKAIPDLQSFRIAGWEERMATVMCDMVDGHTGEAITMDGRGMLKKTIAEFDKLGYGINLATELEFHLFNEDWTPISEQAYCYSMDRADELENVIGGIRHALERSGIEVEASNVEYGPSQIEINLKYDDALTMVDKTILFRHIVRRVARKNNLHATFMAKPINGGAGSGMHVHLSLTDKAGKNLFADKDSDHVVHSDLMRKFLTGVLAHNLELQIIAQPTQNDYKRIVDYSFSPTQVCWGLDNRLVGVRCITDAGPGTRMEVRWAAADSNPYLVAQGYLQAGLDGIRNDYELIPQTIGDAHLDESLVRFATTMRDSLENFSKSAWNVECFGQDFVENFTIMQQNEMAAFAAWVTDWETQRYRDVI